The Juglans regia cultivar Chandler chromosome 2, Walnut 2.0, whole genome shotgun sequence genome includes a window with the following:
- the LOC109011472 gene encoding oxysterol-binding protein-related protein 2A-like isoform X1, producing the protein MRVRELHPLCCISLESPCGSLGDQSAEATASSLSRARSLPASLALIPGGSDGNAGRSEATVAGVLYKWTNYGKGWRSRWFLLRNGVLSYAKIRRPENLNLLTPTTDDVKLIGEISTNRLSRMDSGRRKHQKTVGIVHLKQISSFRESKSDDRRFYIFTATKTLHLRTDSKSDRVAWIQALVSTRSLFPLRPLNDNFSLVPTDLSISTERLRKRLLEEGINENLVSDCEQIVLSEFSEVRGQLKVLCEERSNLLDTLRQFEAATIEAEASGIHEGEYRMTKHEFSGLGRGKYSECSTTESSDDIEKHELEELSDGDEMCFHDTKDYFIEPTASCGLTKVVSNHLDNYREAQCESDVEKLQSKKEGRKSRYLDFERRKKLPDPVEKEKGVSLWYLIKDNVGKDLTRVCLPVYFNEPLSSLQKCCEDMEYSFLLDKAYEYGRVGNSLQRVLNVAAFAVSGYASSEGRHCKPFNPLLGETYEADYPEKGIRFFSEKVSHHPTLIACHCEGRGWKFWGDSNIRTKFWGQSIQLDPVGVLTLEFDDGEIFQWSKVTTSIYNLILGKVYCGHHGTMHIRGNRQYSCKLKFKEQSILDRNPRQVHGYVEDVIGKKAATVFGKWDDGMYYVNNDGNGKPKDCTPSDASLLWKRSKPSPNLTRYNLTSFAITLNELTRGLQIKEKLPPTDSRLRPDQRHLENGEYEKANTEKQRLERRQRMSRKLQENGWKPRWFQREGDDGPFRYVGGYWEARDQGKWNGCPNIFGEFNEDLVDPVEVSLS; encoded by the exons atgagagtgaGAGAATTGCACCCACTCTGCTGCATCTCGCTGGAGAGTCCCTGCGGCAGCCTCGGGGACCAATCGGCGGAGGCTACGGCGTCCTCCCTGTCCAGGGCGAGGAGCTTGCCGGCGAGTCTCGCGTTGATTCCCGGCGGATCTGACGGCAATGCTGGACGATCCGAGGCCACTGTCGCCGGTGTGCTCTATAAGTGGACAAATTACGGCAAAGGATGGAGATCCAGGTGGTTCCTTCTGAGGAACGGAGTCTTGTCCTACGCCAAAATTCGGCGCCCGGAGAATCTCAATCTGCTGACGCCAACGACTGATGACGTCAAACTGATCGGAGAAATATCCACCAATCGGCTTTCGAGAATGGATAGTGGGAGAAGGAAGCACCAGAAAACCGTTGGCATTGTCCATCTCAAG cAGATCTCTTCTTTCCGGGAGAGCAAGTCTGATGATCGGCggttttatatatttactgCCACGAAGACCCTTCATCTGAGAACTGATTCAAAGAGTGATCGGGTGGCTTGGATACAAGCTCTGGTCTCAACTCGGAGCCTATTTCCACTTCGACCACTAAATGACAATTTCTCCCTGGTACCAACTGATTTGTCTATATCAACAGAAAGACTTAGGAAACGCTTGCTTGAAGAGGGAATAAACGAAAACCTGGTAAGCGATTGCGAACAGATCGTGCTTTCAGAATTCTCTGAAGTACGGGGACAGCTTAAAGTTCTTTGTGAAGAGCGATCCAATTTGCTCGACACATTAAGGCAGTTTGAG GCAGCTACTATCGAAGCTGAAGCCTCTGGAATTCATGAAGGTGAATACAGAATGACCAAACATGAGTTTTCCGGTCTTGGGCGTGGAAAATACAGTG AGTGCAGCACAACTGAATCATCAGATGATATTGAGAAACACGAGCTTGAGGAATTGTCGGATGGAGATGAAATGTGCTTCCATGATACAAAAGACTATTTTATTGAACCGACTGCTAGTTGTGGGCTTACAAAAGTAGTTTCGAATCACCTGGATAATTATAGAGAAGCTCAATGTGAATCTGATGTAGAGAAATTGCAGAGTAAGAAGGAAGGTCGGAAGTCCAGATATCTGGACTTTGAAAGGCGGAAAAAGCTTCCCGATCCAGTTGAAAAGGAGAAAGGGGTTAGTCTCTGGTATTTGATCAAGGACAATGTGGGAAAAGATCTCACACGTGTTTGTCTCCCTGTTTACTTTAATGAGCCACTATCTTCTCTTCAAAAATGTTGCGAGGACATGGAGTACTCGTTTCTTTTGGATAAAGCATATGAGTATGGTAGAGTG GGGAACAGTCTCCAGAGGGTCCTGAATGTTGCTGCTTTTGCGGTTTCTGGATATGCTTCCTCTGAAGGTCGCCACTGTAAGCCGTTCAATCCTTTGTTAGGGGAAACATATGAAGCTGACTATCCTGAGAAAGGAATTCGATTCTTCTCTGAGAAG GTCAGTCATCACCCAACACTCATTGCCTGCCACTGTGAAGGCAGAGGGTGGAAATTCTGGGGTGACAGTAACATCCGCACAAAATTTTGGGGGCAGTCAATTCAGCTTGACCCTGTTGGAGTTCTTACTTTAGAGTTTGATGATGGTGAAATTTTCCAGTGGAGCAAG GTCACTACTAGTATTTATAATCTTATCCTTGGTAAAGTGTATTGTGGTCACCATGGGACAATGCACATACGTGGTAATCGCCAGTATTCATGCAAACTCAAGTTTAAAGAGCAGTCTATTCTTGACCGGAATCCACGCCAG GTACATGGATATGTTGAAGATGTTATTGGAAAAAAGGCTGCCACTGTATTTGGGAAGTGGGATGATGGTATGTACTATGTTAATAATGACGGGAATGGCAAGCCAAAGGATTGTACTCCTTCTGATGCATCATTGCTATGGAAAAGGAGCAAGCCGTCTCCTAATCTTACTCGATACAACTTAACTTCGTTTGCAATCACACTGAATGAGCTGACACGAGGACTGCAG ATTAAGGAGAAGCTCCCACCCACAGATTCGAGGCTCAGACCAGACCAGCGGCATCTGGAAAATGGGGAATATGAGAAGGCAAATACAGAGAAGCAGCGTTTGGAGAGAAGGCAAAGAATG TCAAGGAAGTTGCAAGAAAATGGATGGAAGCCGAGATGGTTCCAGAGAGAAGGTGATGATGGACCCTTCCGGTATGTTGGCGGGTATTGGGAAGCTCGGGATCAGGGAAAATGGAATGGATGCCCAAATATATTTGGTGAATTTAATGAAGACCTGGTTGATCCCGTGGAAGTGTCTTTATCATAG
- the LOC109011472 gene encoding oxysterol-binding protein-related protein 2A-like isoform X2: MRVRELHPLCCISLESPCGSLGDQSAEATASSLSRARSLPASLALIPGGSDGNAGRSEATVAGVLYKWTNYGKGWRSRWFLLRNGVLSYAKIRRPENLNLLTPTTDDVKLIGEISTNRLSRMDSGRRKHQKTVGIVHLKISSFRESKSDDRRFYIFTATKTLHLRTDSKSDRVAWIQALVSTRSLFPLRPLNDNFSLVPTDLSISTERLRKRLLEEGINENLVSDCEQIVLSEFSEVRGQLKVLCEERSNLLDTLRQFEAATIEAEASGIHEGEYRMTKHEFSGLGRGKYSECSTTESSDDIEKHELEELSDGDEMCFHDTKDYFIEPTASCGLTKVVSNHLDNYREAQCESDVEKLQSKKEGRKSRYLDFERRKKLPDPVEKEKGVSLWYLIKDNVGKDLTRVCLPVYFNEPLSSLQKCCEDMEYSFLLDKAYEYGRVGNSLQRVLNVAAFAVSGYASSEGRHCKPFNPLLGETYEADYPEKGIRFFSEKVSHHPTLIACHCEGRGWKFWGDSNIRTKFWGQSIQLDPVGVLTLEFDDGEIFQWSKVTTSIYNLILGKVYCGHHGTMHIRGNRQYSCKLKFKEQSILDRNPRQVHGYVEDVIGKKAATVFGKWDDGMYYVNNDGNGKPKDCTPSDASLLWKRSKPSPNLTRYNLTSFAITLNELTRGLQIKEKLPPTDSRLRPDQRHLENGEYEKANTEKQRLERRQRMSRKLQENGWKPRWFQREGDDGPFRYVGGYWEARDQGKWNGCPNIFGEFNEDLVDPVEVSLS, translated from the exons atgagagtgaGAGAATTGCACCCACTCTGCTGCATCTCGCTGGAGAGTCCCTGCGGCAGCCTCGGGGACCAATCGGCGGAGGCTACGGCGTCCTCCCTGTCCAGGGCGAGGAGCTTGCCGGCGAGTCTCGCGTTGATTCCCGGCGGATCTGACGGCAATGCTGGACGATCCGAGGCCACTGTCGCCGGTGTGCTCTATAAGTGGACAAATTACGGCAAAGGATGGAGATCCAGGTGGTTCCTTCTGAGGAACGGAGTCTTGTCCTACGCCAAAATTCGGCGCCCGGAGAATCTCAATCTGCTGACGCCAACGACTGATGACGTCAAACTGATCGGAGAAATATCCACCAATCGGCTTTCGAGAATGGATAGTGGGAGAAGGAAGCACCAGAAAACCGTTGGCATTGTCCATCTCAAG ATCTCTTCTTTCCGGGAGAGCAAGTCTGATGATCGGCggttttatatatttactgCCACGAAGACCCTTCATCTGAGAACTGATTCAAAGAGTGATCGGGTGGCTTGGATACAAGCTCTGGTCTCAACTCGGAGCCTATTTCCACTTCGACCACTAAATGACAATTTCTCCCTGGTACCAACTGATTTGTCTATATCAACAGAAAGACTTAGGAAACGCTTGCTTGAAGAGGGAATAAACGAAAACCTGGTAAGCGATTGCGAACAGATCGTGCTTTCAGAATTCTCTGAAGTACGGGGACAGCTTAAAGTTCTTTGTGAAGAGCGATCCAATTTGCTCGACACATTAAGGCAGTTTGAG GCAGCTACTATCGAAGCTGAAGCCTCTGGAATTCATGAAGGTGAATACAGAATGACCAAACATGAGTTTTCCGGTCTTGGGCGTGGAAAATACAGTG AGTGCAGCACAACTGAATCATCAGATGATATTGAGAAACACGAGCTTGAGGAATTGTCGGATGGAGATGAAATGTGCTTCCATGATACAAAAGACTATTTTATTGAACCGACTGCTAGTTGTGGGCTTACAAAAGTAGTTTCGAATCACCTGGATAATTATAGAGAAGCTCAATGTGAATCTGATGTAGAGAAATTGCAGAGTAAGAAGGAAGGTCGGAAGTCCAGATATCTGGACTTTGAAAGGCGGAAAAAGCTTCCCGATCCAGTTGAAAAGGAGAAAGGGGTTAGTCTCTGGTATTTGATCAAGGACAATGTGGGAAAAGATCTCACACGTGTTTGTCTCCCTGTTTACTTTAATGAGCCACTATCTTCTCTTCAAAAATGTTGCGAGGACATGGAGTACTCGTTTCTTTTGGATAAAGCATATGAGTATGGTAGAGTG GGGAACAGTCTCCAGAGGGTCCTGAATGTTGCTGCTTTTGCGGTTTCTGGATATGCTTCCTCTGAAGGTCGCCACTGTAAGCCGTTCAATCCTTTGTTAGGGGAAACATATGAAGCTGACTATCCTGAGAAAGGAATTCGATTCTTCTCTGAGAAG GTCAGTCATCACCCAACACTCATTGCCTGCCACTGTGAAGGCAGAGGGTGGAAATTCTGGGGTGACAGTAACATCCGCACAAAATTTTGGGGGCAGTCAATTCAGCTTGACCCTGTTGGAGTTCTTACTTTAGAGTTTGATGATGGTGAAATTTTCCAGTGGAGCAAG GTCACTACTAGTATTTATAATCTTATCCTTGGTAAAGTGTATTGTGGTCACCATGGGACAATGCACATACGTGGTAATCGCCAGTATTCATGCAAACTCAAGTTTAAAGAGCAGTCTATTCTTGACCGGAATCCACGCCAG GTACATGGATATGTTGAAGATGTTATTGGAAAAAAGGCTGCCACTGTATTTGGGAAGTGGGATGATGGTATGTACTATGTTAATAATGACGGGAATGGCAAGCCAAAGGATTGTACTCCTTCTGATGCATCATTGCTATGGAAAAGGAGCAAGCCGTCTCCTAATCTTACTCGATACAACTTAACTTCGTTTGCAATCACACTGAATGAGCTGACACGAGGACTGCAG ATTAAGGAGAAGCTCCCACCCACAGATTCGAGGCTCAGACCAGACCAGCGGCATCTGGAAAATGGGGAATATGAGAAGGCAAATACAGAGAAGCAGCGTTTGGAGAGAAGGCAAAGAATG TCAAGGAAGTTGCAAGAAAATGGATGGAAGCCGAGATGGTTCCAGAGAGAAGGTGATGATGGACCCTTCCGGTATGTTGGCGGGTATTGGGAAGCTCGGGATCAGGGAAAATGGAATGGATGCCCAAATATATTTGGTGAATTTAATGAAGACCTGGTTGATCCCGTGGAAGTGTCTTTATCATAG
- the LOC109011472 gene encoding oxysterol-binding protein-related protein 2A-like isoform X3: MRVRELHPLCCISLESPCGSLGDQSAEATASSLSRARSLPASLALIPGGSDGNAGRSEATVAGVLYKWTNYGKGWRSRWFLLRNGVLSYAKIRRPENLNLLTPTTDDVKLIGEISTNRLSRMDSGRRKHQKTVGIVHLKQISSFRESKSDDRRFYIFTATKTLHLRTDSKSDRVAWIQALVSTRSLFPLRPLNDNFSLVPTDLSISTERLRKRLLEEGINENLVSDCEQIVLSEFSEVRGQLKVLCEERSNLLDTLRQFEAATIEAEASGIHEGEYRMTKHEFSGLGRGKYSECSTTESSDDIEKHELEELSDGDEMCFHDTKDYFIEPTASCGLTKVVSNHLDNYREAQCESDVEKLQSKKEGRKSRYLDFERRKKLPDPVEKEKGVSLWYLIKDNVGKDLTRVCLPVYFNEPLSSLQKCCEDMEYSFLLDKAYEYGRVGNSLQRVLNVAAFAVSGYASSEGRHCKPFNPLLGETYEADYPEKGIRFFSEKVSHHPTLIACHCEGRGWKFWGDSNIRTKFWGQSIQLDPVGVLTLEFDDGEIFQWSKVTTSIYNLILGKVYCGHHGTMHIRGNRQYSCKLKFKEQSILDRNPRQVHGYVEDVIGKKAATVFGKWDDGMYYVNNDGNGKPKDCTPSDASLLWKRSKPSPNLTRYNLTSFAITLNELTRGLQEKLPPTDSRLRPDQRHLENGEYEKANTEKQRLERRQRMSRKLQENGWKPRWFQREGDDGPFRYVGGYWEARDQGKWNGCPNIFGEFNEDLVDPVEVSLS; the protein is encoded by the exons atgagagtgaGAGAATTGCACCCACTCTGCTGCATCTCGCTGGAGAGTCCCTGCGGCAGCCTCGGGGACCAATCGGCGGAGGCTACGGCGTCCTCCCTGTCCAGGGCGAGGAGCTTGCCGGCGAGTCTCGCGTTGATTCCCGGCGGATCTGACGGCAATGCTGGACGATCCGAGGCCACTGTCGCCGGTGTGCTCTATAAGTGGACAAATTACGGCAAAGGATGGAGATCCAGGTGGTTCCTTCTGAGGAACGGAGTCTTGTCCTACGCCAAAATTCGGCGCCCGGAGAATCTCAATCTGCTGACGCCAACGACTGATGACGTCAAACTGATCGGAGAAATATCCACCAATCGGCTTTCGAGAATGGATAGTGGGAGAAGGAAGCACCAGAAAACCGTTGGCATTGTCCATCTCAAG cAGATCTCTTCTTTCCGGGAGAGCAAGTCTGATGATCGGCggttttatatatttactgCCACGAAGACCCTTCATCTGAGAACTGATTCAAAGAGTGATCGGGTGGCTTGGATACAAGCTCTGGTCTCAACTCGGAGCCTATTTCCACTTCGACCACTAAATGACAATTTCTCCCTGGTACCAACTGATTTGTCTATATCAACAGAAAGACTTAGGAAACGCTTGCTTGAAGAGGGAATAAACGAAAACCTGGTAAGCGATTGCGAACAGATCGTGCTTTCAGAATTCTCTGAAGTACGGGGACAGCTTAAAGTTCTTTGTGAAGAGCGATCCAATTTGCTCGACACATTAAGGCAGTTTGAG GCAGCTACTATCGAAGCTGAAGCCTCTGGAATTCATGAAGGTGAATACAGAATGACCAAACATGAGTTTTCCGGTCTTGGGCGTGGAAAATACAGTG AGTGCAGCACAACTGAATCATCAGATGATATTGAGAAACACGAGCTTGAGGAATTGTCGGATGGAGATGAAATGTGCTTCCATGATACAAAAGACTATTTTATTGAACCGACTGCTAGTTGTGGGCTTACAAAAGTAGTTTCGAATCACCTGGATAATTATAGAGAAGCTCAATGTGAATCTGATGTAGAGAAATTGCAGAGTAAGAAGGAAGGTCGGAAGTCCAGATATCTGGACTTTGAAAGGCGGAAAAAGCTTCCCGATCCAGTTGAAAAGGAGAAAGGGGTTAGTCTCTGGTATTTGATCAAGGACAATGTGGGAAAAGATCTCACACGTGTTTGTCTCCCTGTTTACTTTAATGAGCCACTATCTTCTCTTCAAAAATGTTGCGAGGACATGGAGTACTCGTTTCTTTTGGATAAAGCATATGAGTATGGTAGAGTG GGGAACAGTCTCCAGAGGGTCCTGAATGTTGCTGCTTTTGCGGTTTCTGGATATGCTTCCTCTGAAGGTCGCCACTGTAAGCCGTTCAATCCTTTGTTAGGGGAAACATATGAAGCTGACTATCCTGAGAAAGGAATTCGATTCTTCTCTGAGAAG GTCAGTCATCACCCAACACTCATTGCCTGCCACTGTGAAGGCAGAGGGTGGAAATTCTGGGGTGACAGTAACATCCGCACAAAATTTTGGGGGCAGTCAATTCAGCTTGACCCTGTTGGAGTTCTTACTTTAGAGTTTGATGATGGTGAAATTTTCCAGTGGAGCAAG GTCACTACTAGTATTTATAATCTTATCCTTGGTAAAGTGTATTGTGGTCACCATGGGACAATGCACATACGTGGTAATCGCCAGTATTCATGCAAACTCAAGTTTAAAGAGCAGTCTATTCTTGACCGGAATCCACGCCAG GTACATGGATATGTTGAAGATGTTATTGGAAAAAAGGCTGCCACTGTATTTGGGAAGTGGGATGATGGTATGTACTATGTTAATAATGACGGGAATGGCAAGCCAAAGGATTGTACTCCTTCTGATGCATCATTGCTATGGAAAAGGAGCAAGCCGTCTCCTAATCTTACTCGATACAACTTAACTTCGTTTGCAATCACACTGAATGAGCTGACACGAGGACTGCAG GAGAAGCTCCCACCCACAGATTCGAGGCTCAGACCAGACCAGCGGCATCTGGAAAATGGGGAATATGAGAAGGCAAATACAGAGAAGCAGCGTTTGGAGAGAAGGCAAAGAATG TCAAGGAAGTTGCAAGAAAATGGATGGAAGCCGAGATGGTTCCAGAGAGAAGGTGATGATGGACCCTTCCGGTATGTTGGCGGGTATTGGGAAGCTCGGGATCAGGGAAAATGGAATGGATGCCCAAATATATTTGGTGAATTTAATGAAGACCTGGTTGATCCCGTGGAAGTGTCTTTATCATAG
- the LOC109011472 gene encoding oxysterol-binding protein-related protein 2A-like isoform X5, protein MRVRELHPLCCISLESPCGSLGDQSAEATASSLSRARSLPASLALIPGGSDGNAGRSEATVAGVLYKWTNYGKGWRSRWFLLRNGVLSYAKIRRPENLNLLTPTTDDVKLIGEISTNRLSRMDSGRRKHQKTVGIVHLKQISSFRESKSDDRRFYIFTATKTLHLRTDSKSDRVAWIQALVSTRSLFPLRPLNDNFSLVPTDLSISTERLRKRLLEEGINENLVSDCEQIVLSEFSEVRGQLKVLCEERSNLLDTLRQFEAATIEAEASGIHEECSTTESSDDIEKHELEELSDGDEMCFHDTKDYFIEPTASCGLTKVVSNHLDNYREAQCESDVEKLQSKKEGRKSRYLDFERRKKLPDPVEKEKGVSLWYLIKDNVGKDLTRVCLPVYFNEPLSSLQKCCEDMEYSFLLDKAYEYGRVGNSLQRVLNVAAFAVSGYASSEGRHCKPFNPLLGETYEADYPEKGIRFFSEKVSHHPTLIACHCEGRGWKFWGDSNIRTKFWGQSIQLDPVGVLTLEFDDGEIFQWSKVTTSIYNLILGKVYCGHHGTMHIRGNRQYSCKLKFKEQSILDRNPRQVHGYVEDVIGKKAATVFGKWDDGMYYVNNDGNGKPKDCTPSDASLLWKRSKPSPNLTRYNLTSFAITLNELTRGLQIKEKLPPTDSRLRPDQRHLENGEYEKANTEKQRLERRQRMSRKLQENGWKPRWFQREGDDGPFRYVGGYWEARDQGKWNGCPNIFGEFNEDLVDPVEVSLS, encoded by the exons atgagagtgaGAGAATTGCACCCACTCTGCTGCATCTCGCTGGAGAGTCCCTGCGGCAGCCTCGGGGACCAATCGGCGGAGGCTACGGCGTCCTCCCTGTCCAGGGCGAGGAGCTTGCCGGCGAGTCTCGCGTTGATTCCCGGCGGATCTGACGGCAATGCTGGACGATCCGAGGCCACTGTCGCCGGTGTGCTCTATAAGTGGACAAATTACGGCAAAGGATGGAGATCCAGGTGGTTCCTTCTGAGGAACGGAGTCTTGTCCTACGCCAAAATTCGGCGCCCGGAGAATCTCAATCTGCTGACGCCAACGACTGATGACGTCAAACTGATCGGAGAAATATCCACCAATCGGCTTTCGAGAATGGATAGTGGGAGAAGGAAGCACCAGAAAACCGTTGGCATTGTCCATCTCAAG cAGATCTCTTCTTTCCGGGAGAGCAAGTCTGATGATCGGCggttttatatatttactgCCACGAAGACCCTTCATCTGAGAACTGATTCAAAGAGTGATCGGGTGGCTTGGATACAAGCTCTGGTCTCAACTCGGAGCCTATTTCCACTTCGACCACTAAATGACAATTTCTCCCTGGTACCAACTGATTTGTCTATATCAACAGAAAGACTTAGGAAACGCTTGCTTGAAGAGGGAATAAACGAAAACCTGGTAAGCGATTGCGAACAGATCGTGCTTTCAGAATTCTCTGAAGTACGGGGACAGCTTAAAGTTCTTTGTGAAGAGCGATCCAATTTGCTCGACACATTAAGGCAGTTTGAG GCAGCTACTATCGAAGCTGAAGCCTCTGGAATTCATGAAG AGTGCAGCACAACTGAATCATCAGATGATATTGAGAAACACGAGCTTGAGGAATTGTCGGATGGAGATGAAATGTGCTTCCATGATACAAAAGACTATTTTATTGAACCGACTGCTAGTTGTGGGCTTACAAAAGTAGTTTCGAATCACCTGGATAATTATAGAGAAGCTCAATGTGAATCTGATGTAGAGAAATTGCAGAGTAAGAAGGAAGGTCGGAAGTCCAGATATCTGGACTTTGAAAGGCGGAAAAAGCTTCCCGATCCAGTTGAAAAGGAGAAAGGGGTTAGTCTCTGGTATTTGATCAAGGACAATGTGGGAAAAGATCTCACACGTGTTTGTCTCCCTGTTTACTTTAATGAGCCACTATCTTCTCTTCAAAAATGTTGCGAGGACATGGAGTACTCGTTTCTTTTGGATAAAGCATATGAGTATGGTAGAGTG GGGAACAGTCTCCAGAGGGTCCTGAATGTTGCTGCTTTTGCGGTTTCTGGATATGCTTCCTCTGAAGGTCGCCACTGTAAGCCGTTCAATCCTTTGTTAGGGGAAACATATGAAGCTGACTATCCTGAGAAAGGAATTCGATTCTTCTCTGAGAAG GTCAGTCATCACCCAACACTCATTGCCTGCCACTGTGAAGGCAGAGGGTGGAAATTCTGGGGTGACAGTAACATCCGCACAAAATTTTGGGGGCAGTCAATTCAGCTTGACCCTGTTGGAGTTCTTACTTTAGAGTTTGATGATGGTGAAATTTTCCAGTGGAGCAAG GTCACTACTAGTATTTATAATCTTATCCTTGGTAAAGTGTATTGTGGTCACCATGGGACAATGCACATACGTGGTAATCGCCAGTATTCATGCAAACTCAAGTTTAAAGAGCAGTCTATTCTTGACCGGAATCCACGCCAG GTACATGGATATGTTGAAGATGTTATTGGAAAAAAGGCTGCCACTGTATTTGGGAAGTGGGATGATGGTATGTACTATGTTAATAATGACGGGAATGGCAAGCCAAAGGATTGTACTCCTTCTGATGCATCATTGCTATGGAAAAGGAGCAAGCCGTCTCCTAATCTTACTCGATACAACTTAACTTCGTTTGCAATCACACTGAATGAGCTGACACGAGGACTGCAG ATTAAGGAGAAGCTCCCACCCACAGATTCGAGGCTCAGACCAGACCAGCGGCATCTGGAAAATGGGGAATATGAGAAGGCAAATACAGAGAAGCAGCGTTTGGAGAGAAGGCAAAGAATG TCAAGGAAGTTGCAAGAAAATGGATGGAAGCCGAGATGGTTCCAGAGAGAAGGTGATGATGGACCCTTCCGGTATGTTGGCGGGTATTGGGAAGCTCGGGATCAGGGAAAATGGAATGGATGCCCAAATATATTTGGTGAATTTAATGAAGACCTGGTTGATCCCGTGGAAGTGTCTTTATCATAG